The nucleotide sequence GCAAGCAAAACCCGATGGGTTTCGTCCCGTTGCCATCTTGATGTGCAGTAGTAGTATTCTTGCCCAAGACTACTAATGGAGAAGCGCTTGATCACATGGCCTCGTCTTCAGGTTCATGAGCTGTTAGTGGTGACTGGTACTAGCTAGGGTAGCAAAAACGGACGTGTTCTTCTCCTGCTTAGCAGATACTGAATTCTTGCAGACCATGTGCAAGCGCCGATGCCCTCTCATGGTAGTGTGCACTCATTCCCGGTACCTCACAATCCTAAGTACGCCTACAGACACCCTTTTCTTTTTGACGCAAGTAGCTATACCCATTGAAGTGTGACTAGTGGCGGAATCATCGAGGAACGTGTGTCTGCTCTGTTCTCCGAGCATACATATAGCCCGCTATCTTCTCCTGGCCATAAAGTCAGTGAAGGTAATGTAGGATGGCATAGCGTATTGTGCATGTTTGGTTGGTCGTTTTGAATGGATCACGCGACACTGCATTTATTTATACGAAGCAAGAATCAAGAGGCGCAAAATCTATGACCTTCGAGCATTTCAAATCTCATCGTTCTGGAGGCACATACCTTATAATCGTGGACATGTCTGCATTAAGGATCCGCGGTGTAGATATTACTCCCTCTCTTACGGTTTAAAGGGCTCAACTACAAAATATCCTCCCAGGACAGATGATGAGTGGCAGAATgaattttgtagtttgcaaaagtaaCCAAATTAAACCAACACATTAGTTTGCAGCATGCATGCGTGACCACTAAATAAACAGAAATAGTCACATGCATTGTTGAATTTTTTTTAATCCTTGCATGCAGAGTTTTTATGTACCTTATATAATCTAAACAAGTGATATCGAGAAATAAAAATGCTACTAAcaaaccaaaaaaaacaaaaaaaatgagataTGCCCTTTAAACCGAAAGAGAGggatttttttggaaatggaggcgtacccccggcctctgcatcataatgatgcatacAACCATCTTATTAAAAAAGTCTCGAAATAGCACAAAGTCATAAAAGTATTATAGCTCGCAAGCGGAGCGAAGCAAAGAAATGAAAAGTACATGCTCAAAATTACAACCGGTAAGGCAATGTAaaggataagctccctagactcctatcaTATTATACGACCGCCATCTGAACCGATTGAatataggagtgagtaaggaccacctACGGATCCATGTGGTAGCTCTGAAGATGACGTGTAAGAAAGATAAAGTGTTTTGTCTGtcaaaaatcatatcatttctacaGTTCCATATAGCTCAAagaagcgcacatattccaatccgaatacgagctgcAGTAATATGCTCAACCTCAGCTAACCAAGTTCCAAAAAACGATTCAACGTCAATTGGGGGATTAATGTTAAAGGTTATATGGATCCTTCTCAAAAGCAATTTGGCTAGTAGGCACTCAAGGAATagatgttgtattgtttcatcatgatcacaaaacaacaacgtgaactacctacccatcgcctcttTATTAAGTTATCCTTAGTGGGGATTACTTGCTTGTGAACGAACCACATAAATATTTTAATACGTAAGGGCACCTTAACCTTCCAAATATGTAACGATCTCGAGATTGGGCCAGAACTAATCAGATCCATGTAGAAAGATTTCACCGTAAATATCCCATTTCTAGCTAACTTTCAGTGCTTCGAATCCGGTTGGTCGGATAATTGAACGtctatcaatctccgaaccaagtgcatccagATAGAAAAAGAGGGATTATAGCCTATCTAGACCACATGGCTCTTATTTTAATAATATGATATGATATAACATAATATAGTAGACATAAATCACACACTGGTGGATCTTCTCATGCATACCACTCATCAAAGGTACTCATTGATAAAGGACAGTCCACAGCGCCAAGACAACAAGCGTCAACACGATCGTGATCTAGAAGCTATTCACACATGTCGCCCCATGATGATTACTCATCTTGACATAGACCAACGAGTCGATCAGAGAGTGACCACGCTAGGACGTCCATTAATGTTGCCCATAGGAGCTGGTAGCCTGGTACCGCATGTCGGTACTCACCTATAGGTCACGCTAGGTGTCGACTAGTGTATATGGATATTCACGACTCACGAACACAATGCACACGAGGAATACCAGCCCCATGGTGCCAAAGAACTTCTGGCAACACCAAGAGAAGGTCAAGGGTAGCGTCCCCGACCAGTGTTATCCGCAATGGGGTAGGACCTGGAGACAATGTTGTCTGAATCGATGTCTTGTCTTGCCACACCAGTGTGCCGATCCCCAATACCTCACAATCACAACACTACACATGTTCTTTTTGAGTGAAGTATGTGGCTACCTTTGTGAGATTAGTGCCAGGATCACTAAGAAACGTGTCTGCTCTGACATATATAGCCCGTGATGATTTGTTGGCCGTGAAATCAGGGAAGTTAAAGGGGGTCAGCATGGTGGCATGTGCTTTGTTCGCTTGGTCATTATAAGGATCATGCGAGTCTCTGCAATTGATGTGTGACTAGTGGTGGAATCACTGAGAAACGTGTCTCTATTCTCCGAGCATACATATAGTCTGCGATGTTTTGCTAACCGTAAACTCACTGAAGGTAAAGTAGGATGACATGGCGCATCGTGCTTGTTTGATTGGTCATTTTAAATGGACTGTGCGGCACTTCATTTATTTATACGAAGCAAGAATCAAGAGGCGCAAAATCTATGACCTTCGAGCATTTCAAATCTCGTTGTTCTTGAGGCACATACCTTATAATCGTGGACATGTGAAGCTGGTGAAGCGatcctcccctccctcccctcccgcgTCGCTCTCGCGAGTGACCGGGGGGAACCCTATCCGCTGCGGCCCGACCCCCCTCTCCGctgctcccctcgccgccgcctagGGATGCCATCAGGTGAAGCCCGACCGGCGACGGCAGCGGGGCCTCTTCTCCCTCCCTCGTGCTATGCGGCTGGCACGAGGCGGCCGGTTGAGCGGGGGCGCCGGGCTATGGCGGGGCCGGTAGCGTGCTCGGTGTTCGACGGTGGGTTGCCTGGTGGGGATGCGCCGGCGAGTGGTGGGCTCGTATGTAGTGTGGCTGCCGCGGGGGATCCATATCTGGGCGGTGGCGTGCTGGCGCGGATCCAACCCGATCCACCCGGATTCGGCTCCTGGATGGTAGCGGGCGGCACGAGGCGTTGGCAGAGGTCCGTCTTGACCTCTGCGTGGGGTGGTCTACAGCGGCGCGGTTCATCAGGCCAGGGTGGTTCGTCTGCGTCGGGCTCGGGTGAGCTTCCTCCCTCTTCTATGGATTCAGCGACGGGCTCGTCAGACCGGGGTGGCTCCATGGTGTGGTGTGGGTGCGCGCGAGGCCTACTGGAGGTGGCAGGGGACTTCGGGAAGGGGCCAGGGTGCCCCCTCCGTTGCATCCGGCAGCTGCTTCGGGTGGCCGCGGGAGTTCCCCTGGCCCAGATCTGACCGCCAAGGCCATCGACCATGCCAAGGTGTCAGCTTTGGGGTGGAAGGGGACCTTCCGCTTCGTTTCGGTCGGCCGCGTCGCTTTGGTGTGTCCTGGTTGAGGGTGGGGCTCGGATGCCGTGGCGGCAGCCCGGCTGGTGGTAGCCGGGGTGCTCATGGGCGGAGCACGCGGCTCGGGCGCTATCCGGTCACCATGGCAGtgtgagcagcttgttgagcagggTGGGTCGTTCAATGCTAGCGTTGCAGCTGTCCGTAACCCAATCCGGTGacggtgagtgttggccggggtgaaaacccatTCTGCCTTGCTAGGCCGACGGCGGTGGCGTTTTGTCgtcgtccccttcttgaaggcgtcgtcacgGCATCTCATTTGTTGCCGGAGTTCTCCGAGATAAACCCTAATCAGTGGATTGGGCGGTGGCGATGCGATGGTGTCGATCCCTTgctgaaggcgccgctttggagcTCATTGTTCGTCTTACATGGCTTCTCCTCTTGGCGGTGGGTCGCCCAGGGTTGAGGGCCCCGAAAACTTCGTAGTAGTGCTTATTGTTTTCATCTGATGATTGCTAGGATTTTGTTCGGGTAGTGTTGCTGTTTTCAGCGTCTTTGTATCCAACCTTGGGTGTAATGATTTTGTGTCTCCTTGAAGAGGAAAATCCTTCTTGTTTAAAGAACACTTATAGCTACTGCTCAAATGTTATAATTCATAACACGTTTAGGGTCTGACAAAACAATTGTGCACACTCATTTTTGTTATGCGTTGTTATTTCACGAAGGAAGTCCTTCCCTGGCCGTGAAATTCATTCTGTgttgttcctgaactgattttttTGGAGTAGTTATTATTGAACTACTATTGTTTCTTTTTTCACTTAGAAGAAGGAACTTGCAGACGAATGTGAGCCGAACCCAGCGCCCCAGCCCAGCTCAAGTCAGACTTGCATCCATTTCCATTCTGCCGAAAGACCTAACACTCCACTCTCCCCTAAAAAAGACACCTAACACTCCACTCCACTCCCACCTCCCCTCCGCCGCAACCACCCACCAGCACCAGCCAGTCAGCCACAGCCGGCGACCATAGCGGAGGACGCCTCTCCTCGGCAACCTCCCAGATGAGATCGTGATATGGGAGATCCTCGTCCGCCTCGACCCCAAATccctcctccgctgccgcgccgtcCGCCACGCCTGGCGCTGTGCCACCTCCAACCGCTGCTTCCTCCTCGGCTCAAACAAACCCTTGTTCTGCATTATTTCTTCATGGCACTAGAAGGTTATGCTGTGGACGCTTCACCTTTCATTTGACGGCTGTTGAGTGACGTGGTGCTTCTTAATGGCCTGGTCCCCATGAGCTGCAATGTCTGTGTTTGATCGACTATGAGCCTGCTGATTTCTTCTTTTTGTGTTGATGTATAAAATGTTATGATTGAAGTGACTGTTATGTGGTTTCATGAAATGTATGCTTGTTTCGACACCCTTTCAGGATGATGTTTCAACTGCTTTTGTCGATGCTAAAATTACCAAGCCATTTTGCTGTCCTTTTGAAGTATTTTTCATGTCTCTATTTTCTTGGGCTGAGTACTTGCTTTATTCTGTTCATTTAGTGGTCTTCTCAGTGCTTGGTATTTAGCTTTGTGCCTCATATCACTATTTCTTGAACCGAAGAATTTATTTTACCTTTGGATCCAGTGGTCTTCAGAATAGTCAATTATTAGTATGTTTCTTGTTTGTACCCCTTGTTGTGGCTAACATTGAGAAGATGCAGATTTTCCTCTCTGCTGAAGAGGTATAAAGAATGAGATTTTAGGTTAGGTTCCAATGTCATATTCTGGCCATTTGCCCAAGAGCTAATAATTCAGAGAAACGATGGAGATGGTTAGGTAGGCCTTATGGAAACTAAGCTAACCACTATAGCGAGATTTGGAATTGGTTGTAGTAGTAGTATTCTAGAAAAGACTGGTACCGCAACCTGGAAATCAGTGAACATCTTATTACATTTTTCTGTTGCACGGTTTGCAATTATTATCTCTTATTATTTCAATTCAGCTGTTAACCACTTTGGATGAAGGCTTCATGCAATGTTTGTAGCACAAGTGGTCTTAATAACTTCAGCTGTGCTTTGCGTACCAAACGTTTTGCTTGAGCCAACCGTAAATGTCCCCTAAAATTTTATGCCATCTGGAACAGTCCTGATGTGGAGGGCATGTGCGGGTCGCTGCAGGGCACGCACAGAGACGTCTGCCCGCCTTCGATGAGGTCACCTTGCTGCACGGACGGAAACCTATGCTAGCTATCTCAATTATTCGGTTATTTTCTTGCCGATCTGATTGCCTAATCCAGAATAATATATCGAGCTTAATTATATGTGTACTTGTCAAGCTTTTTCTGTCTGCAACCTACTCTTTGAACACGTCTAAGTTGAATGTGAAAGTTGCCTGTCAGACTTGTCCTGCGCCAGTGCGCCTGATTAAGAGCAATGTTGTTCGCCAGTACCTGTTTGTCTGATTAGATGTGCATTCCTACTTTACCTCTTGTTTACAACTTTAATATATATCTTCAGGTAATAAAAATACGCTCAACCTTTTAGAAGCTTGTGTTTGTGAACAAAACTGTACGCTGGATGCAGGTGATTCTGCACCTTCGTTTTGCAATTTGTTCTTTGTTTGGATTTCGGTGTTAATTACTGCAGAAAATTCAGCTAGATGGGTCTGGTAGATCCAGATGTGTACATGCTACTTTTGCTATGAAACAAAATGGTTTAGAACTCAATCTCTACAGCTCAAAATGTTCGTGTAATGCGGCAACAGTAAGCTTTCAGAGAACTGTAGTTGATTGTAACATGATCGATTCAGTTGCTTTTGGGTTTGCTTCTGCAGAGGACAGTAGTTGAAAGCAACAGTAAGCATGCAGAGAACAGAATTCTGCTTCTGCGATTGAACCTTTGAACATACACCGTGCCTCGTGTTCCCTGTGGGCTTTGCTACTTTTGCAAGTATATTTGCTTACTGGTGATCTATGGAACTGATTTATGCTGCAGCCAGACTTAGAAAAGGTATGAGTGTACTGTTTCATCAATTTTTGTAATGCTCCTGGGCGTCTATGCTTCACCCTTTGTAACCCTTCTGTAATTTGTTCCTTGTTGGATTTTTGGGTATTGCTACATAAACACAATTTTGTTGCATAGTTGTTAAAAACTTAAGTTGTGCTTTTCAGATATAAGTTGCAGTCTTGCAGATGCTTCGCATACAAATGCTCCGAACACGGCATGTTTTTGTTGTTTCTAGATGGGTCCAGTAGATTCACACGATTAGTTTTGCCGTGCAGGTGTTGTACTTCACATTTACTATAATGCATTGATTGGATCATACTATGAAACAAAGGTGGTTTTGAACTGAACTCAATCTTGAGAGCTCAAAAACGTTTGTGTGATACTGCAACAGTAAGCATGCAGAGAACAGTAGTTGAAATGAAAGTAAGATAGACGAGTGGATGAGCTATTGAATGGCAGGTACATGCACAACTACACTTCTCACCCTAACTCTATAAATACTTCTTCACCCCCAACTGCTGCATCAAGTCTGGGTTCCTTCTGATTGAGTTGGGAAACTGTAGTTTACCATTCAGCAGCAGTTTATCTTCTTTTTATCTTACCGGTTCAGAAGTTTATCTTGGCGAGATGGACCCGCATGGGCCTGGAGGAGGACCGGGTTGGGGAGGCCCTGCAGGGTTGGACCCAGGAGGGTGGGGTCCGGTTCCACCTGGCGGGCCTGGGTTTCCTGGTGGCCCTGGCCCTGGTTTCTGGGGGCCTGAGTTCGGTGGATTCTTCGGATCCTGGTAAGTTGAATTCTCAGCTTACTGATGGAGGTCATCAGTTCAATCAGTTAGATTGTCAACTGTTCTCCCTTCTAAAAAATCAGTCTATCTCTAAGAAATCAGTCTATTCGCTCGGTAGATGATTAGTGGTTCGGGGATCAAGTATAATATTTTCAGCACCAACTACTAGTAGTTTAATTTTGAACTCTGAATCTCTTTTGTTGTACACGGATACATCTGAAGCTCTGGATGAACGCTTCTTCTGCAGCTTCTACCTCATGTGCTGCTGCTGCCTGCTCCAAGATTGCTGCGGTCCTTTGTTCGGACACCCGGGCCCTGGCGCTCAGCTGCCTCCTTTCTGATAGCCTGTGGAGCTGCGGGTCATATCGACCACAAGAAACAACGCACTTGAGAACAATTTCTAGACTAAGTATCCACGGAAGAACACAATTGTGTGAAGATATTGCATCTTGGGAGTTCCCTTTGCTACTATGTAAAAGCATACTTATTGTCTTAGTAGTATAAATCCTGGAGATCATTATTTCAGTCCTAGTTTTCATATCCTCACGAGCTGCAATGTCTGAGTTGGATCAGCATCTGCATGAACATGTTGACTTCTTCTTTTTGTGTTGATGTATAAAAAGTTATGTTCAGAAGTGACTGTTATGTGGTTGCATTAAATATTTGCTTGTTTCGATACCCTTTCAGGATGAAGTGACTAACCGCTTCGTTTGATGCTAAAATGAGCTCGCTTTTGACGTATGCttttctggttgtgtgaaaatatatgcTAGTTTTCATACCATTTTGCTCTGCTTTTGAAGTATTTTTCAATTGATCCGCTTTATTCTATTTATCTGCTTGTCTTctcagtactactccctccgttccaaaatagatgactcaactttgtactaactttgtacaaagttgagtcatctattctggaacagagggagtacttgttatTTATCTAGGGGCCTtcctaatagttcattctttttagTGTGTTTCCAGTTTGTACCTTTTGTTGTAGCTGGTTAAATTCAATGCTTCCATATTGCATCATAATGCATTTCTGGGAGCTGAATGCCTTGGGACCATTTTCTGCATGATGATAGGTTGGAACATTTTTATCTATTGCAGGATTTCGACATGTTTTACTCTAACAAATGATTCCAAATCTTCTTGATTTCTTGCTTAAATAATGAGAATTTAGGTTAGGTTCCAATGGCATATTCTGCCCCTTTTCCCAGGAGCTAATAATTCAGAGAAATGATGGAGATGGTTAGGTAGGACTTGTGGAAACTAAGCTCACCACTATAGCGAGAATTAGAAATGATTGTAGTAGCATTCTTCTAGAAAAGACTGGTACCGCAACCTGAAAATCTATGAACAGCTTATTACATTTTTTTTCTGTTGCACAGTTTGCAAATATCATCTCTTGTTATTTCAATTTAGCCGTTAACCATTTTGGATAAAGGCTTCATACGATGTTTGTAGCACAATTGCTCTTAATAAATTCAGCTGTGCTTTTttgcatactccctccttccatctatatagggcctaatacatttttcgaggctaagtttgaccaaatgttagagcaataatatatgacatgcaacttacacaaagtacatcgtcaaattcgtatgtgaaatgagctttcaatgatataattttcacattatgcatgccatgtactattaatcttgtcaatagtcaaacgcggtcttgaaaaacgcattaggccctatatagatggaaggagggagtaccaaaGTTTTTGCTTCAGTCAACCATAAATGCCCCTGAAAAATTGATGCGTCCTGGAGCTGTGCTGGTGTGGAGGGCGTGTACGGATCGCTGTGGGGCACGCACAGAGGCGTCTGCCCGCTTTCGACAAGGTCAGCTTGCTGCACGGACGAAAACCTATGCTAGCTATCTCAATTATTCAGCTATTTTCTTGCTGGTCAGAGTATATCAAGCTTAACTATGGGCCTGTTCGGAACTCCTCCAACTTCACAAAACTCCCCAAATCCAGCTTCTGTTCTCAGCTTCTCACTACATGTCAAGCTTGGTCTGTCTGCAACCTACTCTTTGAACACCTCTAAGTTGCATGTGAAAGTTGCCTGGCTGACTTGTTGTGCGCCTGATTGGGAACGAAGCTGTTCAACCAGTAGTTGTTTGTATGATTTACATTTACAACTCTGTTATATATCTTCGGTCTCAACTTTTTAGAAGCTTCTGTTTGTAACAAACATAAGATAAATGGACAAAACTGTACGTTGGTCCTGCAATTTGTTTGTTGTTGGATTTCGGTGTTGCTTCAGAAAAATCAGCTAGATGGGTCTGCTAGATTCAGATGTCCACATACTATTTTTGCTATGAAACAAAGTGGTTTAGAACTCAATCTCTAGTGCTCAAATTGTCCCCGTAATGCTGCATGCAGTAGTTAGCAGAAAACAGTAGTTGAAATGGAAGATAGACCAGTGGGTGAGCCATTGAACAGAAGGTACATGCACAACTACCAGTTCTCACTCTACCTCTATAAATTCTTCTTCACCACAAACTGCTGCACCAAGTCTCGGTTTGTTCTTTCTGATTGAGTTGTGAAGCTCTAGTTTACTATTCAGCATCAGTTTAGCTTCTTTTTCAATTTAGTAGGAGCAATTCAGGGTAGGTTAGATCCGCATGGGCCTGGAGGACCGGGCTGGCACTACCAGAAAAACTGGGGTTGCCGACGGCCAAATCTATGCCGACAGCCCCCGTCGGCATCTATGGACCTATACCGACGGCCAAGGATAGGCCATAGGCGTAGAAATAGCCGTCGGCAtacatccatctatgccgacggggccgtcggcatagacgaggccgtcgggaccgcccgagatacgcctacggggcccgtcggcataggacaggccgtcggcatagcccgggCCCCCCTGCCCGGTCAGCGCTGACCATTTGACGGCGTTGACCCTACGCCGACGGGCGGTAACGGCGGTCGTCGGCATATctgtggcagaggtatgcctacggcacAGCCGTCAACATAGGCCCCTCTGCCACATCATCGATCCGTGTGCCACGCCACGTCATTGATCCGTGGGACAACCTCCGTGtgtgcacagatatgccgacggccttgccgtcgaCATAcgtgtattttactttatttttttatttttactttgttttgttatttttactttattttagtttttttttgcataagataattatgccttatctaaaaaaacatacccgatggtatatcgattgccccccgttaTGAACGTCGCTATCGCCATGtcatggaggggggaaacggtcgacacggaagaaattctggttggtggggggattcggggtgtagctatgtcaccgaaacatcgcacgggtcccgatgcatatgtgaaagtgttcatgcatgcgtagacgcccgtcttggggctccggggtgtgccccccctcacggacggcgccgccgccggcacctggaggggggaaaacggacgcgtcgggtctacacggaggggatcttgctgtgggtctggcccggatgttgctccaaagtgttcctatgggctgacctaacacaaccgggtggggaggtccactggtcaaagcccgtccgtgcaaagtcaaagggctagatcccgtggtcaaacgctacagggttaggcgggacgggggcactgggggggagggtagcaatgccaccggagcgtcgcaccgggccctcatacatgcggggtggtgtggtggcctgttcgaagaggcgggacgcgtctccggggcgtggccccccctcacggacggcgatgacacggtagtagacgttctgcggtaacgatgcggcgtcaatattactaaatactcggagcgcgataaaatcttgagttttttgcacgacgtgggcacatgtgctataggaacgatggtattttttcataatttttggtgatggagaagtatccaaaaaattccctctacgcggattgcccttcgcgcgtctacggctgtgcccggcggcctccgggggctagcatgccgccaaatcttgcgtaggcggcctctcacaagtctggaagtgttgtggcggttgcaaacgcccggcacgcatgtccggggtgtgcccccctcacggacggcgccgacgccggcacctggaggggggaaacggacgcgtcgggtctacacggaggggatcttgctgtgggtctgtcccggatgttgctccaaagtgttcctatgggctgacctaacacaatcgggtggggaggtccactggtcaaagcccgtccgtgcaaagtcaaagggctagatcccgtggtaaAACGCTACaggggacgggggcactggggggtagcaatgccaccagagcatcgcatcgggccctcatacatgcagggtggtgtggtggcatgtccgatgaggcgggatgcgtctccggggcgtggccccctctcacggacggcgatgacacggtagtagacgttctgcggtaacgatgcggcgtcaatattactaaatactcggagcgcgataaaatcatgagtttttttgcacgacgtgggcacatgtgctataggaacgatggtattttttcataatttttggtgatggagaagtatccaaaaaattccctctacgcggattgcccttcgcgcgtctacggctgtggcctgcggcctccgggggctagcatgccgccaaatattgcgtaggcggcctctcacaagtctggaagtgttgtggcggttgcaaacgcccggcacgcatgtccggggtgtgcccccctcacggacggcgccgccgccggcacctggaggggggaaacggacgcgtctggtctacacggaggggatcttgctgtgggtctgtcccggatgttgctccaaagtgttcctatgggctgacctaacacaaccgggtggggaggtccactggtcaaagcccgtccgtgcaaagtcaaagggctagatctcgtggtcaaacgctacagggttaggcgggacgggggcactgggggggggggtagcaatgccaccggagcgtcgcaccgggccctcatacatgcggggtggtgtggtggcctgtccgaagaggcgggacgcgtctccggggcatggccccccctcacggacggcgatgacacggtagtagacgttctgcggtaacgatgcggcgtcaatattactaaatactcggagcgtgataaaatcatgagttttttgcacgacgtgggcacatgtgctataggaatgatggtattttttcataatttttggtgatggagaagtatccgaaaattccctctacgcggattgcccttcgcgcgtctacggctgtggccggcggcctgcgggggctagcatgccgccaaaacttgcgtaggcggcctctcacaagtctggaagtgttgtggcggctgCAAAtgccggggtgtgcccccctcacggacggcgccgccgccggcacctagaggggggaaacggacgcgtcgggtctacacggaggggatcttgctgtgggtctgtcccggatgttgctccaaagtgttcctatgggctgaccgaacaaaaccgggtggggaggtccactggtcaaagcccgtccgtgcaaagtcaaagggctagatcccatggtaaaatgctacagggttaggcaggacggggccactggggggtagcaatgccaccggagcatcgcaccgg is from Triticum aestivum cultivar Chinese Spring chromosome 3A, IWGSC CS RefSeq v2.1, whole genome shotgun sequence and encodes:
- the LOC123059254 gene encoding uncharacterized protein; its protein translation is MGLEEDRVGEALQGWTQEGGVRFHLAGLGFLVALALVSGGLSSVDSSDPASTSCAAAACSKIAAVLCSDTRALALSCLLSDSLWSCGSYRPQETTHLRTISRLSIHGRTQLCEDIASWEFPLLLCKSILIVLVV